The genomic stretch AATCTGTAAGAAGTACAACTGTGAACTAAAGAAAGTTCTAACAGGCTTCAAGTATATTGGTGAAGTTATCCTAAGACTTGAAGAAAAGAATGAAAAAGAAAGATTTGTATTTGGTTTTGAAGAAAGCTACGGTTACCTTGCAGGTACTTATGTAAGAGATAAGGATGCTGTTGTTGCTTCAATGCTAATCTGTGAAATGGCTGCTTATTACAGAAAGCAAGGCAAGACTCTTGCTAATGTAATTGATGAAATTTACAAAGAATACGGCTATTACAGAAACACAACACTTTCATTTGAATTTGACGGTGCAAGTGGTATGAAGAAGATGAAAGAAATTATGGATAATCTTCGTGAAAACCCACTAAAGACTGTTAATGGTGAAACTGTTAAGACAATTTACGATTACCTAAAGAGTGAAGAAAAAGATGTTGCTACAGGTGAAATCACTGCTATTGACCTACCAAAGTCAAATGTACTTCACTTCTGCTTAGGTGGTAATGCAGTTATTGTAAGACCTAGTGGTACTGAACCAAAGATTAAGCTTTACATTACTTCTATCGGTAAGACAGACACACCGGTCATACCAAATAAAATTGACATAACAACTGCTGAAAGTATAATCAACACAAAACCTCTTGCTATTGATGTTGCAAAAGCCCACTTAGGGAAATTTGTTGCACTGAATATACCTGAACCTATTACATTTAAACCTGCAAAGATAAATCCTATTGAATATAATCTTAAGCCTACTACTGCATACTTTTCAAGTAATAAGTTATTTTCACTATTAAACACACCAACAATAAAATCAGTAAACACAAAGATAAGTAAAATCATTATTGCTGAAAATAACAATGAAGTTATGATACTTAGTCTTCTTAAAATTTTGATACCATCTTTATCACCTTTACCGTAATGTTCGCTAAATAAAGGCTGACTACCTTGTGACACACCGTTAAATACTGAAATTCCCACAAGAGAAACATTTGCTACAATGCCGTAAGCTGCAACACCTGTGTTACCTGTTAAACCTAAAATCAGGAAGTTAAATACTATTGTAATAACACCTGATGAAATTTGTCCTACAAATGAGGATACACCAACCTGACAAGAATAAATAAGTTTCTTAAATGATGGTTTTTGTGGCTTTAATGATGTTGTATTTTTCTTTGAGAAAATATGAATAAAACAAATCATTACACCTACAATTGGTGACAATGCAGTTGCTAAAGCAGCACCTTCCATACCCATATTTAGTGGAAACATTAACACATAGTCAAATACAATATTAAACAAACTACTGAACAATGTTGCTGACATTGCAATTGAGGGTGACCCGTCATTTAGAACAAATGCATTGAAGATATGATTCCAAATAAAGAATGGTGCAAATGACATAAATATCATTGTGTAGCCTCTACCCACTTCTACAATGGTACTGTCACCACCCATAATAGAAACAACTTGTCCCGGGAAAAATAAACCTATAAATGAAAATATAAGACCTATAGCTGTTCCCCAAAACAGTGCGTTAAAAAAGTAATTGGTTTTGCTTTTTGAACCTTTATTTTTATTAATAGAAAATCGTATTGCTGAGCCAACACCAATCATTGCACCTATTGCGAAAATAAAGCTATATATCGGCAATACAATGTTCAAAGCTGTGATACCATTAGTACCCACTGCATCTGAAATAAAAAAAGTATCTGCAAGAATATATAGTGACATACCTATCATTCCCAAAACATTTTGAGAAACATATCTTACAAATTTCTTGGTAATACTTTGATTATTACTTTTTGTTATAGTCATATAATCCCCCATTCCATAATTACTGATTGTAACATAATAAAAAAATAATATCAACATAAATTTACTGTCCCATTTATGGTATTGACTTTATAGAACAAATGTTCTATAATTATATAGAACAAAGGAAAGGAACAGCAAAATGAGAACAATATTACACAGTGACTGCAATGGTTTTTATGCCAGTGTAGAGTCTTTACTACATCCGGAATACAGAGATAAGCCACTTGCCGTTGCAGGTGATGCTGAGAATAGGCATGGTATTATTTTAGCTAAAAATGAACTTGCTAAAAAGTACTTTGTAAAAACAGGAGATGCCATATGGCAAGCAAAAAATAAATGTCCGGAACTTGTTGTTATTGAACCACACTTTGACCAATATATGAAATTCTCAAAATTAACTAAGGCTATGTATGCCGAATATACCGATAGAGTTGAGTCCTTTGGTTTAGATGAGGCATGGCTTGATGTTACCGGTTGCAATAGAAGTGGTTATGAAATTGCAAAAGAAATTAACGAAAGAATTAAATATGAACTTGGAATTACTGTTAGTATCGGCGTTAGCTTTAACAAAATTTTTGCAAAATTAGGCAGTGATTACAAGAAGCCTGATGCTATAACTAAGATTGATATTGACGGTTATGACGGATACAAAAACAAGGTATGGCCTCTTCCTTGTGAGGACTTACTTTATGTTGGTAGGGCAACTAAAAAGCATTTACACACTATTGGTATATACACCATTGGAGATATTGCAAATTGTCCCGTTGAGATACTTAACAGTAACTTAGGCAAAATGGGTGAAGTTCTACACACCTTTGCAAATGGTCTTGACTCCTCCCCTGTTGCACAATTTGATGAAAGGCCTGATGTAAAATCTATCGGTAACTCTACAACCACACCCAGAGATTTAGAAAATTATTCTGATGTAAAAATGATTGTACAAATACTAAGTGATAGTGTTGGAAGAAGAATGAGAGAATTAGGCTTTAGGTGTAAAACTGTCACTATATCTATTAGAGATAAAGACCTTTTCTCTTTCACTAGGCAAGGTCAGCTAAAGAATTTCAGCAGTTGTACCGGTGATATTCGTGACAAGGCTTTGGAATTATTTAGAAACAACTATAACTTTAGAAAACCTATACGGTCAATCGGTGTATCTGTTAGTGGGCTTATTGGTGACAACTCACCATTTCAGCTATCTTTCTTTGAGGACAACAACAAGGATATTAGAGATGAAAAGTTAGACAAGACACTTGATTCACTAAAAAACAGATTTGGCAACTATGCAGTACGACCTGCCTTTTTGATGAAAGACAAAAACCTTACTTTATTAAATCCAAAAGATGACCATATTATTCACCCAGTAGGATTTTTTTAATGGAGAAATTTTATGAAAGAATATGTTAGCGTTACGGCAAAATTTGATGAAGATGGAAGTTTGTTGCCTTTGGTGATAAACTGGGATGATGGCAGAAAATATAAAATTGACAAAATCACCGATATTCGTTTTGCAAGTTCCTTAAAAAGTGGTGGTGTTGGTGTTAGATACACCTGTCAAATTATGAATCACACAAGGTATTTATATTTAGAAAGTAACAGATGGTTTGTTGAAAAATAATTTTACACTATATTTGGAATTAATAACTATGTTGTTAAGCCAAAATAGCATCAATCAAATTATATTGAAAACTCAGTAACTAATTGACTAAACACAATAAATCATATAGAATTATATTGTTTTTAGGTGTGGATATAATATTAAAAAATGGTAACTAAAAGGAGGAAACAATTATGTCAGTACTTGCAGTACCAATAAGAGGGTCATTTGAAGTTTCACCTGATAAAGTTGAGCTTTTTAAAAAGGAGACTAAAGATTTTAACGGTAGACAAATTGCGTTAGAAAGATTAAAAAAACATAGTAAAGGTGATGTTGTTTGGGATTTAAAAAAGTAGAAAATAACAATATTGTTTAAGAAATTCCCTAAATTAATATTAAATTAATTGATTTATTAGGTATAGAAAAGGTGCAGTAAAAATTACTGCACCTTAGTTTTATAAATATTTATTTAGTTAAATGATACTGTATAATCATCAACATAAACTGTAACACCTACCGGATTACCGGCATTGTCAAAGTAAATATTGCCGTCATATGAACCTAAAGTAATTGAATTACCGTCAATTTCGTAATTACCACTTTCGTTAGCTACATTACCAACCTTTAAAGTGTAAGTACCGTTACTATTTAGTGATAAAGAAACATCACCCTTTAGTTCCTTAGAAAAATCATCAGAAATAACATCACCATCAGGAGTAATACACTTATATGGTGCAAACGAAGCAGTTACACCACTACCGGTATCGGAATTAGGAGCAGTTGTTGGTTCTGCCTCTGTAGTAGTAGGCTCTGTTGTTTCTTCCTCGGTAGTAGGTTCTGTAGTTTCTTCTGTTGTAGGTTCAGTTGTATATTCTGTAGTATTTTCTTCAGATGTGTAAGTATCTTCAGAAGTTGTAGTCATAGTAGTTGTAGAAGAAGTAGTAGTTGAAGTAGTAGTGTTATCACTTTTATTTTTGCCACAGCTATTGAGAACTATAACAACTGCAACAATAATAAGTACAACTGCTGCTACAATCAAGCCGATAATAAGAGGCTTTTTGTTGTTATTTTTCTTCTTAGGTGAACCATATGTATCTGTACGAGAAACAATAGGTTTTGGTTCATCATCAACCTGACCCATATCATAATCATCTTTATAGTTAGCTTTATCTGCTTGAGAATAGCTACTGATTTCTTCACTATCCCAATTATCACCGGAAAAGTCATCACCATAATCATCATTGCTTAGTGAATGTTTTGAAACATACTCACCTGTATTTTGGTTATCACTTTTACTGTTAAGATTAAAAACCTTTGTTTTATCTAAATCATCATTAAGGTCATTAATATTGACCTGTTCATCATCATAAGGTCTTTTATTGTCACTCATTCTTTTCACTCTCTTTCTCTTCTATCATTTTTAATAGAACATCTCTTTTAATCATTTTACCATTATGGAAAATAAAGTCCTCTTTACTTTTCTTAACTTTCTCTACATCAACATCACTAAAGTCTTCTTTAGACTCATTACGGAGTTGAGCTAACTTTTCTTCTGTACTTTTTCTATCATGAATTAAATCAGCTTTGCCAGTAATCATCATCATCATATTTTCTTGAATAAAAAAGTTTGATACAAGAGAAAATGATGCCGGATAAATTAGCAGTAACATAATAGCAGAAACCACTAAAACTGCTACACCATTACCCATACAGAATATAAGTGGTGTTGCACAAATAGCAGTTAGAATTGCTAAAGAGAAAAGTGCAGCAAAGTTAACTTTTAGTTCACCGATAGCCATTAATGCACTATTCTTTAGAATATCCTTTTCGGATAATTCAAAAGTTACTGTCATTAACGGAATATATAGATACATAAAAAGTACCCACAAAGCAATTAATATTACTGCAACAAGCATAACATACATCATACCACCAAGTACTTTTGCCATTCCTGCATAAAAGGAAAATGAGAAAATTCCTATAGTAAACACAAAGTAAAGTATTATGCTATGAATTAGAAACTGCTTATAGTTTTCAGTTATGCCACTAATAAAAGTTGCAAAAACATCCACATCTTCAACACGACCAAGGTTTCTTGTTACCTTAGTTACACCTGCATATAGTGGATAACAAATAGGTATAACAAGTGTTGTAATAACAATGTTAAGTACTGAACCAAAGTTGTTACCTATAAGGTGTAGCAAAAAAACAACAATACCAAATGGTAAAGCAAAAAGTAAATTTGTAAAAATGATTTTATGTATTTTTCTAAAATAAATAGAAACTAGATTTTCAAAAGTAAATTTTTTTCTTTCTGTCGCCATTATAATTCCTTATCCTAAATTTTATATGTTAAAGAAGTGAAAATACAGTAACAAAAACAGTACCGAATCCACCACAGAACCAACCATTGCTATAAAAAGACAAGTGGCTGAATCTTCAACAAATTCTCTTAATTCAAGAGAAATATTCTCTTTCTTGATAATCACCTTAAAAACATTTGCTGAAAGATGAAAGGTCTTTTCACCTTGTAAAGCAAGTGAAGCAGAAGAAACAAAAAAACCTGGTATCATAGCAAGTAGGAAAAATCCAAAACCCTTTAGACCATTGATTGAACATAAGGTAGTTAAGGATAGACCCATACCAAAACCTTTAAACATAGTAACAAGTGGTGTAAGTCCATTACCCCATGGACAAAATCCAAGTAAGAATATTGCCACAAAAAATATAAATATATAGGGGCAAAATTACAACTAAACACCCAAATAATCAAGACTTGCTCTACTTGTAAAATCAGTTGGAAATAAAAAGTCAAAGGACTTTTTAAATTCTAAATCGGTATTTACCCCAAAATATATACCCAGAATAAAACCTACTAAAATTGAAATAAGAAACATAGTAAAGATACCGTATCTTTTTATAAAGTAGGTTATGTTATTTTTTCTGTTGTGAAAATTTTTTGGTGATTTAATTTTTAAAACTATTCCTTTCATATATACCTCCATAAGTTGTCCTTATGTAAGAATATATATGAAAGGATTTATTTATTTATGATTATTTACCAAGCTCTTCTGCTCGATTTGTACAAGACTTCATAGCTTCTTTGATACCATCATAGAATTTGTAGTCTTCTAAAGTTTTTAGTGCTGCAAGAGTAGTACCACCCGGTGAAGATACTTTCTTAATAAGAGTATCAAGAGAGTCACCACTATCCTTAATCATAGCTGCACTGCCTTCTAGGGTAGTAAGGTTCAACGCACTTTCATAAGGAATGTTACACTCCTTAGCATAGTCAGCCATTGCCTTTGCAAATAGGTAAATATATGCGGACTACTGCCGTTTACTGCAATAATTTCATTCATATGGTCCTCAGTAAACACTTCTACTGCACCATTAAGACCAAACATATCCTTTACTACAGAAAAGTCCTCTTCACTGATATTATCTGATGGACAAAGAGCAGTTGCACCTTTACCAAGTAGTAACGGTGTATTTGGCATAACTCTAACCATAGGACAATTACATTCTAGAGCTTTCTGTACATAAGAAATTGAGATACCTGCTGCAATAGAAACAAAAATCTTTTCTTCACTTACTGAGTCTTTAACACCACTAAGCACTTCTTCGTAATTCTGAGGTTTAACTGCTAAAACAATAATATTGCTATCAGTAACTACCTTAGTAGAAGCATCACAAGTAGTAACACCTTTTTCAGCCATTAGCTTAAGCTGATTTTCGTTAACATCAAAAACATTAATGTTTTCCGGTGCAACCACCTTATTCTTTAGTAGTCCGTTAATAATGGCAGTTGCCATATTACCTGCACCAATAAAACCTATTTTTTTATCCATTATTCTCT from Ruminococcus bovis encodes the following:
- a CDS encoding MATE family efflux transporter, whose product is MTITKSNNQSITKKFVRYVSQNVLGMIGMSLYILADTFFISDAVGTNGITALNIVLPIYSFIFAIGAMIGVGSAIRFSINKNKGSKSKTNYFFNALFWGTAIGLIFSFIGLFFPGQVVSIMGGDSTIVEVGRGYTMIFMSFAPFFIWNHIFNAFVLNDGSPSIAMSATLFSSLFNIVFDYVLMFPLNMGMEGAALATALSPIVGVMICFIHIFSKKNTTSLKPQKPSFKKLIYSCQVGVSSFVGQISSGVITIVFNFLILGLTGNTGVAAYGIVANVSLVGISVFNGVSQGSQPLFSEHYGKGDKDGIKILRRLSIITSLLFSAIMILLIFVFTDFIVGVFNSENNLLLEKYAVVGLRLYSIGFIFAGLNVIGSGIFSATNFPKWAFATSIARGFVLIILSAVVMSILFGMTGVSVLPIEVM
- a CDS encoding Y-family DNA polymerase, which produces MRTILHSDCNGFYASVESLLHPEYRDKPLAVAGDAENRHGIILAKNELAKKYFVKTGDAIWQAKNKCPELVVIEPHFDQYMKFSKLTKAMYAEYTDRVESFGLDEAWLDVTGCNRSGYEIAKEINERIKYELGITVSIGVSFNKIFAKLGSDYKKPDAITKIDIDGYDGYKNKVWPLPCEDLLYVGRATKKHLHTIGIYTIGDIANCPVEILNSNLGKMGEVLHTFANGLDSSPVAQFDERPDVKSIGNSTTTPRDLENYSDVKMIVQILSDSVGRRMRELGFRCKTVTISIRDKDLFSFTRQGQLKNFSSCTGDIRDKALELFRNNYNFRKPIRSIGVSVSGLIGDNSPFQLSFFEDNNKDIRDEKLDKTLDSLKNRFGNYAVRPAFLMKDKNLTLLNPKDDHIIHPVGFF
- a CDS encoding pyrroline-5-carboxylate reductase family protein translates to MADYAKECNIPYESALNLTTLEGSAAMIKDSGDSLDTLIKKVSSPGGTTLAALKTLEDYKFYDGIKEAMKSCTNRAEELGK
- a CDS encoding pyrroline-5-carboxylate reductase family protein codes for the protein MDKKIGFIGAGNMATAIINGLLKNKVVAPENINVFDVNENQLKLMAEKGVTTCDASTKVVTDSNIIVLAVKPQNYEEVLSGVKDSVSEEKIFVSIAAGISISYVQKALECNCPMVRVMPNTPLLLGKGATALCPSDNISEEDFSVVKDMFGLNGAVEVFTEDHMNEIIAVNGSSPHIFTYLQRQWLTMLRSVTFLMKVR